The following are encoded together in the Zingiber officinale cultivar Zhangliang chromosome 8A, Zo_v1.1, whole genome shotgun sequence genome:
- the LOC122008582 gene encoding polyadenylation and cleavage factor homolog 4-like: MESSRRSVMDRSRELGMKRARLAVDDAGDRDRISLNRDRSLPPSRANGQPWDPRPPRPGEREDRDDAPRAGSHRELVAQYKTALAELIFNSKPIITNLTIIAGESLHAAKEIAAVICTNVLEVPCEQKLPSLYLLDSIVKNIGRDYIKYFAARLPEVFCKVYKQVESSIHPSMRHLFGTWKGVFPLATLQVIEKELGFSPVINGSSGSASSKPDSQFQRPAHSIHVNPKYLEARQRLQQSSRAKDVNNDELSGVPSTFGDTHKSDRNPVLDNSRQWTSLPSKNMERPQQERVNSAAHGTKVIKLARDYEYSSDFPQEPDLGIGRLTGRLKDHDGHDRLFYGAGVAATEAQHTRRNEFDVKQSYGVSHVLGSKQASIRLSSLDSGGMERKKLEATGCWKNAEEEEFVWDDIKTRMDLGGTNSSVKGGRSTGETKKLTNLQRGKWPSLETDHVESNSNKVNASQYNTSKGGNRLPSYEESVKHVRPPGAEHEIDSGLNMDTSDLLLNQRTSPQHSSSLWLRNELTPADAGLNYKRSKGDQVEGHLGTSGGGLPTSINSALPLHGVRPSALSSSLNTRANLPVPVGSISKQRHQPSEHPSPYFYLPPSSEPIQQLKPLNAVDQNHLRALPFTQMSEKSLHMEGKMNKIHVPGSLDASSAKNHAQPFVSLSNSARSLSETSQQLEGSLDSATSASFNQPHDHLRFLEQSKHNLSKQQPEAQPLSKAQYQPSHQMEKLPPLSLGHEATHTGTETSLNHSNTSTAEALGQPSASSLLAAIMNSGLLSNNSLTTFPKLNVEPPLPIGPPPIQISTLAPLSTSSSSSLSDNLSNLNSSHFGETMPPLPPGPPPSSSLAGMNSENPETSGHSLNPLSSLLSSLVAKGLISSRSTELPSASAAELANKVGHQCVGSANNCTEQINSSTSVVPSIVSQSNAINENEILGIEFKQEILRQPYPSVIRSLFVDLKHQCCICGTRFRFQEQLKGHLDWHVSKESEISDLRQKSRKWFLDMNSSHTAVLPSAATALLDEMDPCEEDCGSMVPADESQSICALCGEPFEDFYSEVRDEWMYKGTTYLDQPYMQDDASKVADTAGQLIVHAGCIAQRSCDNMDITEHDKVEQL, from the exons ATGGAAAGTTCCCGCAGATCCGTCATGGACCGCTCCCGTGAACTGGGCATGAAGCGCGCACGATTGGCGGTGGATGATGCAGGGGATCGCGATCGAATCTCCCTCAACCGTGACAGGTCGCTCCCCCCTTCCAGAGCCAACGGCCAGCCTTGGGACCCGAGGCCACCTCGTCCCGGCGAACGGGAAGACAGGGACGACGCCCCGAGAGCCGGATCGCATCGAGAGCTTGTAGCGCAGTACAAGACAGCTCTTGCTGAGCTTATATTTAATTCCAAACCTATTATCACTAATCTTACTATTATCGCGGGAGAGAGTCTCCATGCTGCAAAGGAAATTGCAGCTGTCATCTGTACCAATGTCCTCGAG GTACCCTGTGAACAAAAGTTGCCATCCCTGTATCTTTTAGACAGTATTGTGAAGAATATTGGAAGagattatattaaatattttgctGCGAGACTTCCTGAG GTATTTTGCAAGGTCTATAAGCAGGTTGAATCTTCTATTCATCCCAGTATGAGACATCTGTTTGGGACATGGAAAGGAGTTTTCCCCCTTGCTACGCTTCAGGTCATTGAAAAAGAACTGGGCTTCTCACCAGTCATTAATGGTTCATCTGGATCTGCGTCATCAAAACCCGATTCCCAATTTCAACGTCCAGCACACAGCATTCATGTGAATCCAAAATATTTAGAAGCTAGGCAGAGACTTCAACAATCATCGAGG GCAAAGGACGTAAACAATGATGAACTCAGTGGTGTGCCTAGTACTTTTGGTGACACACATAAATCTGACAGAAACCCGGTACTGGATAATTCAAGGCAATGGACAAGTCTTCCTAGTAAG AATATGGAACGTCCACAGCAGGAAAGGGTCAACAGTGCTGCTCATGGGACCAAAGTAATTAAACTAGCTAGAGATTATGAATATTCctctgattttcctcaagaaccTGACCTTGGAATTGGAAGATTGACCGGCAGACTTAAAGATCATGATGGGCATGACAGATTGTTTTATGGTGCTGGTGTAGCTGCTACAGAAGCACAACATACTAGGAGGAATGAATTTGATGTTAAACAGTCTTATGGAGTTAGTCATGTGTTAGGATCTAAACAAGCTAGTATCCGGTTAAGTTCACTTGACTCAGGTGGCATGGAAAGAAAGAAGTTGGAAGCAACTGGGTGCTGGAAGAATGCTGAGGAAGAAGAGTTCGTATGGGATGATATAAAAACTAGAATGGATCTTGGAGGTACTAACAGTTCAGTAAAGGGTGGGCGGAGTACTGGTGAAACTAAGAAGTTGACAAACTTGCAAAGGGGGAAGTGGCCTTCTCTGGAAACAGACCACGTAGAATCAAACTCGAACAAAGTAAATGCTTCTCAATATAACACTTCTAAAGGAGGCAATCGGCTGCCATCTTATGAG GAATCTGTGAAGCATGTTCGTCCACCAGGTGCTGAGCATGAAATTGATTCAGGATTAAATATGGACACTTCAGATTTATTATTAAATCAACGAACTTCGCCACAACATTCCTCATCCTTATGGCTGCGCAATGAGCTTACACCAGCAGATGCTGGATTAAATTACAAAAGATCAAAAGGTGATCAAGTGGAGGGACACTTAGGCACTTCTGGTGGGGGCTTGCCTACAAGCATTAATTCGGCATTGCCCCTCCATGGGGTTCGGCCTTCGGCGTTATCTTCAAGTTTAAACACTCGTGCCAATCTTCCGGTGCCTGTTGGATCTATTAGCAAACAAAGGCATCAACCTTCTGAACATCCATCACCATATTTTTATTTACCTCCATCTTCAGAACCCATTCAACAACTGAAGCCACTTAATGCAGTTGATCAAAATCATCTACGGGCTCTTCCATTCACTCAAATGAGTGAAAAGTCTTTACAtatggaaggaaaaatgaataaaatacatGTACCGGGGTCTTTAGATGCCTCGTCAGCTAAAAATCATGCTCAACCATTTGTTAGTTTATCAAATTCAGCACGATCTCTGTCAGAGACTTCTCAGCAGCTGGAAGGTTCACTTGATTCTGCTACTTCTGCATCCTTTAATCAGCCACATGATCATCTTCGTTTCCTAGAGCAATCAAAGCATAATCTATCTAAACAGCAGCCAGAAGCTCAGCCTCTGAGTAAAGCACAATATCAACCTTCTCATCAGATGGAGAAACTGCCACCCCTTTCATTAGGTCATGAAGCAACTCATACTGGAACAGAGACTAGTTTAAATCATTCCAATACTTCCACTGCAGAAGCCCTAGGACAGCCTAGTGCCAGCAGTCTATTGGCTGCTATTATGAACAGTGGCCTTCTTTCCAATAATTCACTTACCACCTTTCCTAAGTTAAATGTAGAGCCTCCTTTGCCAATTGGTCCTCCTCCTATCCAAATTTCAACATTAGCTCCTTTGAGCACTTCCTCATCATCCTCTCTTAGTGATAATCTATCAAATCTAAACTCATCCCATTTTggagaaacaatgcctcctttgcCACCTGGACCTCCACCTTCATCATCCTTGGCTGGAATGAACTCAGAGAACCCTGAGACATCTGGGCACAGTTTAAACCCTCTTTCAAgtcttttgagttcattagttgCAAAAGGTTTAATATCTTCAAGATCAACTGAGCTACCTTCTGCCTCTGCTGCTGAGCTTGCTAACAAGGTTGGTCATCAGTGTGTTGGCTCTGCTAACAATTGTACTGAGCAAATAAATTCTAGTACCTCAGTTGTTCCCAGCATTGTATCACAATCCAATGCGATTAATGAGAATGAAATTTTAGGCATCGAGTTCAAACAAGAAATCTTACGCCAACCTTATCCTTCAGTTATCAGAAGCCTTTTTGTCGATCTAAAGCATCAATGCTGCATCTGTGGGACAAGATTCAGATTTCAAGAGCAACTTAAAGGCCATCTAGATTGGCATGTCTCAAAGGAGTCTGAAATTAGTGATTTAAGACAAAAGTCTAGAAAATGGTTTTTGGATATGAACTCCAGTCATACTGCAGTTCTACCATCTGCTGCAACAGCATTACTGGATGAAATGGATCCATGCGAAGAGGATTGTGGTTCAATGGTTCCTGCAGATGAGAGCCAAAGTATATGTGCATTATGTGGAGAACCATTTGAAGATTTTTACTCTGAAGTACGTGATGAATGGATGTACAAAGGGACTACATACTTGGATCAACCCTACATGCAAGATGATGCAAGTAAAGTTGCTGACACTGCTGGCCAGCTTATTGTGCACGCCGGCTGTATCGCACAGAGGTCTTGCGACAACATGGATATCACTGAGCATGATAAAGTGGAACAACTATAA
- the LOC122008581 gene encoding proline dehydrogenase 1, mitochondrial-like → MRSATKITARSLSSVAAKLPAAGFPPPPQPPFYIDLSDTRRLFASVPTSALLRSLATLSAMASGPLVDLAAAALRSSVPKERRLLRAAVLTAARATVHRHFCAGEQVEDAARTVRAMWTDAGLRSILDYGMEDADDAAACDRNLAGFLRAVDMASSLPPTSTSVCVKMTALAPISLLERASDALRWEQQNPSFRPVAWRSHSFPVLCASSPLHLTPTEPHPLTETEENDLQLAARRLSAICQRCAQADIPLLIDAEYSSVQPAIDYLTYWAALKFNHGDRPTVYGTIQTYLRDSRERMMNAAEGAAAAGVSLGVKLVRGAYLSRETRLAAAMAAPSPLHGSIQETHRCFNDCASFMIERVSRGAAAVVVATHNLQSAQAAALKAQELGIGKEDERVKFAQLMGMANGLSYGLRNAGFQVSKYLPFGPVEQVIPYLLRRAEENRGLLSASAADRQLMRKELSRRLAVAIAGRD, encoded by the exons ATGAGAAGCGCAACCAAAATCACCGCCCGCTCCCTCTCCTCCGTCGCCGCCAAGCTCCCTGCCGCCGGCTTCCCTCCACCTCCTCAGCCACCTTTCTATATCGACCTCTCCGACACCAGGCGCCTCTTTGCCTCCGTCCCCACCTCCGCCCTCCTCCGCTCCCTCGCCACCCTCTCCGCTATGGCCTCCGGCCCCCTCGTCGACCTCGCCGCGGCGGCTCTCCGCTCGTCCGTTCCGAAGGAACGTCGACTCCTCCGAGCCGCCGTCCTCACTGCAGCCCGAGCCACGGTGCACCGCCACTTCTGCGCCGGCGAGCAGGTCGAGGATGCCGCCCGCACGGTGCGCGCGATGTGGACGGATGCCGGGCTGCGCTCCATCCTCGATTACGGGATGGAGGACGCCGACGACGCCGCTGCCTGCGACCGCAACCTCGCCGGCTTCCTCCGCGCCGTCGACATGGCCTCGTCCCTCCCGCCCACCTCC ACCAGCGTCTGCGTGAAGATGACTGCTCTCGCTCCCATCTCACTGCTAGAAAGAGCGAGCGATGCGCTACGATGGGAGCAGCAAAATCCTTCATTTCGGCCAGTCGCATGGAGATCTCATTCCTTCCCCGTTCTCTGCGCGTCCAGTCCTCTGCACCTCACCCCAACCGAGCCGCATCCCCTGACGGAGACCGAAGAGAACGACCTTCAACTGGCCGCACGCCGGCTCTCCGCCATCTGCCAGAGGTGCGCACAGGCCGACATCCCCCTACTAATCGACGCCGAATACTCCTCCGTTCAACCCGCCATCGATTACCTCACCTACTGGGCAGCGTTAAAGTTCAATCACGGCGATCGGCCTACTGTTTACGGGACAATTCAGACTTATTTGAGGGACTCGAGAGAGAGGATGATGAACGCTGCGGAAGGTGCAGCAGCAGCAGGGGTCAGTCTGGGGGTCAAGCTCGTCCGAGGCGCTTACCTGAGCAGAGAGACCCGGCTGGCAGCGGCCATGGCCGCGCCGTCTCCACTGCACGGGAGCATCCAAGAAACGCACCGGTGCTTCAACGACTGTGCTTCTTTCATGATTGAGCGAGTCAGCAGAGGAGCTGCTGCGGTCGTCGTCGCCACCCACAACCTTCAATCCG CGCAAGCAGCGGCGTTGAAGGCTCAGGAGCTAGGAATCGGGAAGGAAGATGAGAGGGTGAAGTTCGCGCAGCTGATGGGGATGGCAAATGGGCTGTCGTATGGACTTCGGAACGCTGGGTTTCAAGTGAGCAAGTACTTGCCATTCGGTCCGGTGGAGCAAGTGATCCCGTATCTTCTCAGGCGAGCGGAGGAAAACAGAGGGCTCCTGTCAGCCTCCGCAGCGGACAGACAGCTCATGCG